The Nothobranchius furzeri strain GRZ-AD chromosome 6, NfurGRZ-RIMD1, whole genome shotgun sequence genome includes a region encoding these proteins:
- the LOC107393600 gene encoding von Willebrand factor A domain-containing protein 7: MFPAGKQVMMVFLLGAVFAALTLLAPAAAFAPFGGSASTHDSITRKALLQKVQEMCQPAAEGDSQDFGQTEPSPEELVQACLGDDVKGDVSGAKFFMALREISVQNGLVDLDFLRSAPHHFHSEAFLEGRGLIMEGMMAIKANIQKENFKAARETLGRILHTLQDFYSHSNWVELGYKEPYISLIRPDLPLENLADVSTATCRDCVSGQCPNQILPNILRDKILTSGYMGIYSSAKPRGKCSHGGGSDYTSTRAPRGGINKDERNPHNAAFHDIAVNLATAASLQLLEDIRSAAGDQDFLRMMGIARSSVVAFVIDTTGSMSDDIEEARSVVYEIIDSKNGTQDEPSEYILVPFNDPDFGPLIRTTDPNKMKSEISKLKAHDGGDVPEMCLSGLQLALTGAPSSSYIYVFTDAIAKDIALKDTITALIRSTKSTVSFFMTTAYGRRRRSVTAASFEDYKDLAVASGGQAIQVSKAELPKATDVILDTSTSALVTVLHKAWKGDTAETFPFMLDESLKAVTIYITGTSITFTLTNPAGVSQNYDEAKGKLGVIQTVGNLNRIRLNPDKQSGTWQIRIGSAHPYTLKVTGQSTITFIYDFVEKFGGPHSGYAVLSGRPQAGQPATLMLSVLGRKGPSSVTVKDIGLLIVSSRDEVTNGSMTDLGKGDILVTVDKVPEGEFVVVLRGLDKLSNSEFQRQSTTQMSVSKLHIQALVSSSVEPGKTLMVPFQVMTQGGGGSYTINARNDKGFPMTFPDSLVLVTEQYGNATLTITPPASTESGTDVTLTIDAKSSSGADSNYVILRLSVVTKITDFVQPQCEVVNVFADDCPEDQSQCGHFQWELSANLTDGNGTGIERISLRQGAGILSHSSLTAPNIEAHYNASCCSQIVEFVAVDKVGNVGKCYHSIKRSDASPAGTLSPPLWLCLLVSIFVARP, translated from the exons ATGTTTCCTGCAGGAAAACA AGTCATGATGGTCTTTTTGCTGGGCGCTGTCTTCGCGGCTTTGACTCTTCTGGCCCCCGCTGCGGCCTTTGCACCTTTCGGGGGAAGTGCGTCGACCCATGACAGCATCACTAGGAAGGCTCTTCTGCAAAAAGTTCAAGAGATGTGCCAGCCAGCTGCTGAGGGTGATTCCCAAGACTTTGGCCAGACG GAACCATCTCCAGAGGAGCTCGTCCAGGCCTGTCTGGGTGATGATGTCAAAGGAGACGTGTCCGGCGCCAAGTTTTTCATGGCACTCCGAGAGATCTCAGTTCAGAACGGGCTGGTAGACCTCGACTTTCTCAGGAG TGCTCCACATCACTTCCATTCTGAAGCTTTCTTAGAGGGACGCGGTCTGATCATGGAAGGCATGATGGCTATTAAGGCTAATATTCAAAAGGAGAACTTCAAGGCTGCCAGGGAAACTCTGGGGAGGATCCTTCATACTCTCCAG GACTTCTACAGCCACAGTAACTGGGTGGAGCTGGGATACAAAGAGCCATACATCAGCCTCATACGGCCGGATCTTCCCCTGGAAAACCTGGCAG ATGTGAGCACTGCCACCTGTAGGGACTGTGTCAGTGGACAATGTCCTAATCAGATCCTCCCCAACATCCTGAGGGACAAAATTCTCACATCGGGCTATATGGGAATCTACTCTTCTGCTAAACCTCGAG GCAAGTGTAGCCATGGAGGTGGGTCTGATTACACCAGCACAAGAGCCCCTCGTGGAGGCATCAACAAAGACGAGCGCAATCCACACAATGCAGCCTTCCATGACATTGCTGTCAACTTGGCCACagcggccagcctccagctgctggagGACATCCGCTCAGCAGCAGGGGACCAGGACTTTCTCAG GATGATGGGGATTGCACGCTCGTCTGTCGTGGCCTTCGTGATTGACACCACCGGCAGTATGTCAGATGACATAGAAGAAGCCAGATCGGTGGTTTATGAAATCATCGACAGCAAAAACGGAACGCAGGATGAACCATCGGAGTATATCCTTGTGCCCTTCAATGATCCCG ATTTTGGACCGCTGATAAGGACAACTGACCCTAATAAAATGAAATCAGAAATTTCTAAGCTCAAAGCACACGATGGTGGAGATGTCCCAGAAATGTGCCTCTCTGGACTTCAG CTGGCTCTCACTGGAGCCCCTTCCTCATCCTACATCTATGTTTTCACTGACGCTATAGCCAAGGACATCGCACTAAAAGACACCATCACGGCCCTCATCAGAAGCACCAAATCCACG GTGTCATTCTTTATGACTACAGCCTACGGAAGGCGTCGTCGTTCAGTCACAGCTGCTTCCTTTGAAGACTACAAGGATCTAGCTGTAGCATCTGGAGGCCAGGCCATCCAAGTGTCCAAGGCTGAGCTGCCTAAGGCCACAGATGTTATCCTTGACACATCAACATCTGCCCTG GTTACGGTTCTCCACAAAGCCTGGAAAGGAGATACGGCAGAAACCTTCCCCTTCATGCTTGACGAATCACTGAAAGCTGTCACAATCTACATCACAGGGACATCTATAACTTTTACACTGACCAACCCTGCCG GAGTGAGCCAGAATTATGACGAGGCTAAAGGTAAACTGGGAGTGATTCAGACGGTAGGAAACCTCAACAGAATTCGTCTCAATCCTGACaagcagtcaggaacctggcagatcAGAATTGGATCGGCCCATCCGTACACACTCAAAGTCACAG GCCAGAGTACTATCACCTTCATTTATGACTTTGTGGAAAAGTTCGGTGGACCTCACTCGGGTTATGCAGTTCTCAGTGGGCGTCCACAAGCAG gcCAGCCTGCCACCCTGATGCTTTCAGTACTTGGCAGAAAAGGACCCTCTTCGGTGACTGTTAAAGACATCGGCCTGTTGATAGTGTCTAGTCGTGATGAAGTTACAAACGGCTCAATGACTGACTTGGGCAAAGGAGACATCCTGGTCACTGTGGATAAAGTTCCAGAGGGAGAGTTTGTGGTTGTTCTGAGAGGATTGGACAAGCTGTCCAACAGCGAATTTCAGAGGCAGTCAACCACACAGATGTCCGTCTCTAAGCTTCACATCCAg GCTCTGGTGAGCAGCAGTGTTGAGCCTGGCAAAACCTTGATGGTTCCCTTCCAAGTGATGACCCAGGGAGGCGGTGGCTCATACACCATCAATGCCAGAAATGACAAAGGTTTTCCCATGACTTTCCCAGACAG CCTTGTCTTGGTGACGGAACAATATGGAAATGCTACGTTAACCATTACACCACCTGCCAGTACCGAATCAGGAACAGATGTCACTTTGACGATTGACGCCAAATCGTCCAGTGGCGCTGACTCCAATTATGTCATCCTGAGATTGTCTGTGGTCACCAAG ATTACAGACTTTGTGCAGCCACAGTGTGAAGTGGTGAATGTCTTCGCTGACGACTGTCCTGAAGATCAGTCCCAGTGTGGACATTTCCAGTGGGAGCTCTCGGCTAACCTTACGGATGGAAACGGCACCGGGATAGAGAGGATCTCCCTGCGACAGGGCGCTGGAATCCTTTCACATTCATCACTGACTGCTCCCAACATCGAGGCACACTATAACGCCTCCTGCTGCTCGCAGATTGTCGAGTTTGTAGCTGTGGATAAAGTTGGTAACGTGGGTAAATGTTATCACTCAATTAAGCGATCGGACGCCTCTCCTGCGGGAACGCTGTCTCCGCCACTGTGGCTTTGCCTCCTGGTGTCCATCTTTGTCGCACGGCCTTGA